DNA sequence from the Peptoniphilus sp. GNH genome:
GTTTTTTTGTCTATGAATCTTATAATTTTTATTCATAGATATTGTAACTCTTCTTCCCATATATGTCAATGAATATTATTTTTTATATTCACAGATGGCTTAAAATTGAATACACCATTATAATTTGGTATAATATAGCTATAAATTCAAAACTTGCTTAACGATTGATATCTAATTTATTCTTATGTAGCAAGCACAGTAAGTGTACGGACACTTACGAAAAAATTAATGGAGCATACCTTTACGGAATGCTCCATTTTTTTATTTTTACCTTGTTAGGGAGAACCCTAAGACCCCGAAATATATTTTATAAAGGAGAATAAAATGGCAAATAGATTTAGAAATGAAAGAATAGAAATAAAACTAACTAAAGAAGAAAAAGAAGTTTTTGAAAAGAAAATGAAACTTGTAAATTGCAAAACCATGTCCCACTTTCTTAGAAAATGTGTGTTAGAAAAAGAAATTTATGTAGTAGATTTAGAACCATTTAGGAATCTACAATGGTTACTTTCAAATGCAACAAATAACATAAATCAGATTGCAAAAGCAACTAATACGACTGGTGTTATTTACAAAAATGAAATCGAATCAATTAATAAACAGATAGAAAAATTATCAAAAGAAATATGACAGATTCATTCCCTACTTCTTAATAAATCAAAAGAAAGTTCTGGTGATTAGTATTGCAATTACAAAAATACATCCTATAAAATCAACTCTTAATTTGGTAATAGACTATATAACTAAGAGTGAAAAAACTGATGAAAAAGTCTTGGTATCTTCATTCAAATGTCATCCATCTACTGCACATATTCAATTTATTAAAACACGAGAAGATAATGATACTAAAGGTACAGTTTTGGCTAGGCATTTAATCCAATCTTTTCTACCAGGAGAGGTTGATCCTATAAAAGCTCACGAAATTGGAATGGAATTATGTAAGAAAATTTTAAAGGAAGATTATGAATTTGTTCTTGCAACCCATATAGATAGAGGGCATATCCACAACCATATAATCTTTAATAATGTTAATTACAAGACTGGTAAATGCTATCAATCTAACAAAAAATCTTACCACAAAATTAGGTATCAAAGTGATGAATTATGTAAAGAAAATAAGCTCTCAGTCATTGATGAATATTATGAAGCTTACAAAAGAAAATATAAAACTGCTGGTAAGTCTTGGTACGAATATGACCAAAACAAGAAAGGAAATTCTTGGAAAGCTAAACTACAATTTGATATAGATAGAATGATTAATAAGTCTAAATCGTGGGAAGAATTTTTAGAAAATATGGAATCTCTTGATTATGAAATTAAGTTTGGTAAACACATTGCTTTTCGACATAAAGATAAGCAAAGATTTACAAGAGCAAAGACTATCGGAGAAGATTATACCGAAGAAAGATTAAAAGAACGAATTGCAGAAAGAGAGTTTATCAATACTCCCACCGTCAAAAAACGCATCGGCAATGTTATTGACATGAACACCAATGCAAAGGTAAAGGAAAGCAAAGGCTATGAATACTGGGCGACGAAACATAATCTGAATACAATGGCAGAATCCGTTATCTTTATCAGAGAACATGGCATAAAATCTGTCCAGCAACTTGATGAATTTATTCAAAAAACTGCTGATGAAAGACAAAATTTGCAGGATAAAATCAAGGCGATTGATAAGAAAATGGAACAGTTATCCACTACAATGGAGCAAGTTCATATTGTCAAAAAATATCGTGCCTATTACAAGGAATATAAGGTGAATCCGTCTGATAGGGCATTTTTCGAGGAATATAAAGCTCAGATTACCCCCTATGAAAATGCTCTTTCTGAACTTAAAACGACTTATTCCAAACTCCCAAATTCAAAGGATATTTTAGCTAATCTTGATAAATTACAAGATAAAAAGAATACCCTTATGCAAGAGTATTCTTCTACAAAACCTACAATGGACGAGCTTTATCAAATACGAAAGAACTATGGAATTTATATGGGTAAGGAGATGGAGAGATAGTTTCCTATATTCTCTTCTCCCCCTACCTTGTCTGTTTAATCATACATTTAATTGCTTCATCAATATTGAAAACTGTACCTTTTCCATCTATCCATCTGTCCCAAAAATCAATAGTTGAACTTTTGGGCTCTTCCTTAGGTTTGTCTAAAATAATTTTAGTAGGTAATTTAATTGAATCTCCAATAACAATACATTCTCCAACATCAAGATTAGGTAATGTTTCAACCAAACCTACCAATGAATCAGTTAACAT
Encoded proteins:
- a CDS encoding MobC family plasmid mobilization relaxosome protein — translated: MANRFRNERIEIKLTKEEKEVFEKKMKLVNCKTMSHFLRKCVLEKEIYVVDLEPFRNLQWLLSNATNNINQIAKATNTTGVIYKNEIESINKQIEKLSKEI
- a CDS encoding relaxase/mobilization nuclease domain-containing protein, coding for MAITKIHPIKSTLNLVIDYITKSEKTDEKVLVSSFKCHPSTAHIQFIKTREDNDTKGTVLARHLIQSFLPGEVDPIKAHEIGMELCKKILKEDYEFVLATHIDRGHIHNHIIFNNVNYKTGKCYQSNKKSYHKIRYQSDELCKENKLSVIDEYYEAYKRKYKTAGKSWYEYDQNKKGNSWKAKLQFDIDRMINKSKSWEEFLENMESLDYEIKFGKHIAFRHKDKQRFTRAKTIGEDYTEERLKERIAEREFINTPTVKKRIGNVIDMNTNAKVKESKGYEYWATKHNLNTMAESVIFIREHGIKSVQQLDEFIQKTADERQNLQDKIKAIDKKMEQLSTTMEQVHIVKKYRAYYKEYKVNPSDRAFFEEYKAQITPYENALSELKTTYSKLPNSKDILANLDKLQDKKNTLMQEYSSTKPTMDELYQIRKNYGIYMGKEMER